The following proteins are co-located in the Malus sylvestris chromosome 13, drMalSylv7.2, whole genome shotgun sequence genome:
- the LOC126595466 gene encoding flocculation protein FLO11-like: MQQTPSSSKKSQLRQKGKVLERAEMSLSCLKTQDGEVEIVMEPQGTFPIATVVETSKFEPKERPQAQPSILESQATPTKNRTRAQTLKSSKSSTTVAEAGVGRKKQKFKVGHPVSSIEQGSTPKSSIPSPALSSPVLASHRPTTFPFGEPVVPKISVVLEVTSSRASRAASPDVVVTPEVSGDGSGSVPSSLSKKDSSQQPKERTPPLPSKTSSSTQVEAAAASIPASIPEILPILPTKAASSN; this comes from the exons ATGCAGCAGACACCTTCATCTTCCAAGAAGTCACAGCTCAGGCAGAAAGGCAAGGTGCTGGAAAGGGCAGAGATGTCTCTGAGTTGTTTGAAAACTCAAGATGGTGAGGTGGAGATTGTAATGGAGCCTCAG ggcacatttccaatagCAACTGTAGTGGAGACTTCAAAGTTTGAGCCTAAAGAGCGACCTCAGGCTCAGCCCTCAATTCTTGAGTCGCAGGCAACCCCCACCAAGAATAGAACAAGGGCACAGACTTTAAAATCTTCCAAGTCTTCCACTACTGTAGCTGAGGCGGGTGTGGGTAGGAAAAAACAGAAA TTTAAGGTTGGGCATCCTGTGTCCTCAATCGAGCAGGGCTCAACTCCCAAGTCCTCCATTCCTTCTCCTGCATTG TCATCCCCTGTACTAGCCTCTCATCGACCAACAACATTTCCATTTGGGGAGCCTGTAGTCCCTAAGATCTCGGTGGTCTTAGAGGTGACTAGCTCGCGGGCTTCCCGAGCAGCTTCTCCAGATGTAGTTGTTACTCCCGAA GTATCTGGTGATGGTTCAGGGAGCGTCCCTTCATCTTTAAGCAAGAAAGATTCTTCCCAGCAACCAAAAGAAAGaactcctcctcttccttctaAAACTTCGAGTTCAACCCAG GTTGAAGCTGCTGCTGCTTCCATTCCTGCTTCGATTCCTGAGATTCTTCCTATTCTGCCAACTAAAGCTGCCTCTTctaattga